A genomic window from Amia ocellicauda isolate fAmiCal2 chromosome 15, fAmiCal2.hap1, whole genome shotgun sequence includes:
- the slc6a15 gene encoding sodium-dependent neutral amino acid transporter B(0)AT2 produces MPKNSKVVKRELDDDVTESVKDLLSNEDCGDDSFKKSSLMVDDVQEDKERDIEEGSDTEEERPAWNSKLQYILAQVGFSVGLGNVWRFPYLCQKNGGGAYLVPYLILLIVIGIPLFFLELAVGQRIRRGSIGVWNYISPRLGGIGFASCVVCFFVALYYNVIIGWSLFYFSQSFQQPLPWDQCPLVKNKTNTFVEPECERSSATTYYWYREALDISDSISESGGLNWKMTVCLLAAWTMVCLAMIKGIQSSGKVMYFSSLFPYVVLICFLVRALLLKGSVDGIRHMFTPKLEIMLEAKVWREAATQVFFALGLGFGGVIAFSSYNKRDNNCHFDAVLVSFINFFTSVLATLVVFAVLGFKANIMNEKCVAHNTDKIVTFLGTGVLSHDLIPQHINFSHVTSVDYYQMTDIIKGVKEKDYSSLGLNPCNIEDELNKAVQGTGLAFIAFTEAMTHFPASPFWSVMFFLMLVNLGLGSMFGTIEGIITPIVDTFKVRKEFLTVGCCLLAFSIGLIFVQRSGNYFVAMFDDYSATLPLLIVVILENIAVAWVYGTDKFFEDLKDMLGFSPFRFYYYMWKYITPLILLALLVASIIQLGMTPPSYSAWIGDLAKEQALNYPPWGLAVCVSLIITAILPVPVVFILRYFNLIEESSSSLSAVSYKKGRIIKENVSPEDDDASLIHGKTPSELPSPMPGKSIYRKHSGSPDMDTAPNGRYGIGYLMADMPDMPESDL; encoded by the exons ATGCCAAAAAACAGTAAAGTCGTCAAGAGGGAACTTGACGATGATGTCACGGAATCTGTCAAAGATCTGCTTTCCAACGAGGACTGTGGCGATGACTCTTTCAAGAAAAGTTCGTTAATGGTAGATGATGTCCAagaagacaaagagagagacatcGAAGAGGGTTCAGACACAGAAGAGGAAAGACCAGCCTGGAACAGCAAATTGCAGTATATTCTGGCTCAGGTGGGCTTCTCAGTAGGGCTGGGCAATGTCTGGAGATTTCCGTACCTCTGTCAGAAAAATGGTGGCG GGGCATACCTAGTTCCGTACTTGATCCTCTTAATTGTGATCGGAATCCCACTATTCTTCCTCGAGCTTGCAGTGGGCCAGCGAATCAGACGAGGGAGCATTGGCGTGTGGAATTACATCAGCCCGCGGTTGGGAGGCATTGGCTTTGCAAGTTGTGTG GTCTGCTTTTTTGTTGCTCTCTATTACAATGTCATTATTGGATGGAGCCTCTTCTACTTTTCCCAGTCTTTTCAGCAGCCTCTGCCATGGGACCAGTGTCCACTTGTCAAGAACAAAACCAATACAT TTGTGGAGCCGGAGTGTGAGAGGAGCTCCGCCACCACGTACTACTGGTACCGAGAggccctggacatctcagactccaTCTCAGAGAGCGGGGGACTCAACTGGAAGATGACAGTGTGCCTGCTGGCTGCGTGGACAATGGTGTGCCTGGCTATGATCAAAGGCATTCAGTCTTCGGGCAAA GTGATGTACTTCAGTTCCCTCTTCCCCTACGTGGTGCTGATCTGTTTTCTGGTGAGAGCTCTGCTACTGAAAGGATCTGTCGATGGAATTCGTCACATGTTCACCCCCAAG CTTGAAATCATGCTGGAGGCGAAAGTGTGGCGTGAGGCGGCAACGCAAGTGTTCTTCGCTCTGGGTCTGGGGTTCGGCGGCGTCATTGCCTTCTCCAGCTACAACAAGCGGGACAACAACTGCCACTTTGACGCTGTCCTGGTGTCCTTTATCAACTTCTTTACCTCAGTACTGGCAACTCTGGTAGTGTTCGCTGTGCTTGGGTTCAAGGCAAACATCATGAACGAGAAATGTGTGGCACA CAACACGGATAAGATTGTCACATTCCTGGGCACTGGAGTCCTAAGCCATGACCTGATTCCCCAGCATATCAATTTCAGTCACGTCACTTCAGTTGACTATTATCAGATGACAGACATTATCAAAGGAGTGAAGGAAAAAGACTATTCAAGTCTGGGGCTCAATCCATGCAATATCGAGGACGAACTGAATAAG GCGGTCCAAGGCACTGGCTTGGCTTTCATTGCCTTCACTGAAGCAATGACTCACTTCCCTGCGTCCCCCTTCTGGTCAGTTATGTTTTTTCTCATGCTTGTCAACCTGGGTCTTGGCAGCATGTTTGGGACCATTGAAGGGATCATTACTCCCATTGTAGACACGTTCAAAGTTCGCAAGGAGTTTCTTACAG TTGGCTGCTGTCTCCTGGCTTTCAGCATTGGGCTAATCTTTGTGCAACGCTCTGGGAATTACTTTGTCGCTATGTTCGATGACTACTCCGCCACCCTGCCGCTACTGATTGTGGTCATCCTGGAAAACATCGCTGTGGCCTGGGTCTATGGGACAGACAA GTTTTTTGAGGATCTCAAAGACATGCTTGGATTCTCCCCATTCCGATTCTACTATTACATGTGGAAGTATATCACCCCTTTAATTTTACTTGCACTGCTGGTGGCCAGTATAATTCAGCTGGGAATGACTCCCCCCAGTTACAGTGCCTGGATTGGGGATTTG GCTAAAGAGCAAGCGCTGAACTACCCACCTTGGGGCCTGGCGGTTTGTGTGTCCTTGATCATCACGGCAATCCTCCCCGTGCCTGTCGTCTTCATCCTCCGTTACTTCAACCTCATCGAGGAGAGCTCCAGCAGCCTGTCAGCGGTGTCCTACAAGAAAGGAAGGATCATAAAGGAGAATGTCAGTCCCGAAGATGACGACGCCAGTCTCATCCACGGGAAAACTCCCAGTGAGCTCCCGTCACCAATGCCAGGCAAAAGCATCTACAGGAAGCACAGCGGCTCCCCCGATATGGACACTGCTCCCAACGGCCGCTACGGCATTGGCTATCTGATGGCTGACATGCCCGACATGCCCGAATCTGACTTGTAG
- the LOC136771840 gene encoding tetraspanin-19, translating into MKVEDRIYILRYFLMLFNGFFLILGVTLMGSGLWIFFDNNSFITLIRDKGQNIDPVEFIATCLVLTGLIIVIVCILACVGAYKEIRCLLILYMSCLVIIFTGQLLVTIVILSNTNRINDALVKKVDDIIKTYGNESLEDTGNYKHEWKLMDAVQHNLKCCGKDNYTNWQQNDKIASEKDDNIFPCSCMNVTISEMFCNHTHLNEYQVFNQGCEQLMKDWLSRNVLAVLGLDLGLAIIQVFQFVLAVYLFRNIGRRRL; encoded by the exons ATGAAAGTAGAAGACAGGATATATATTCTCAGATACTTTCTAATGCTTTTCAATGGATTTTTCTTG ATTCTAGGTGTCACTCTGATGGGATCTGGTCTTTGGATTTTTTTTGACAACAACAGTTTCATCACATTGATAC GAGATAAAGGCCAAAACATTGATCCTGTGGAATTTATTGCAACGTGTCTTGTTCTAACTGGCCTCATAATTGTAATTGTCTGCATCCTGGCATGTGTGGGTGCTTACAAAGAGATAAGGTGTCTTCTAATATTG TACATGAGCTGTTTGGTCATTATATTTACTGGCCAGCTTCTTGTAACAATAGTAATATTGAGCAATACAAATAGG aTTAATGATGCACTGGTTAAGAAAGTTGATGATATCATTAAAACATATGGGAATGAAAGCCTTGAAGACACTGGAAATTACAAACATGAATGGAAACTTATGGATGCTGTGCAACACAAC TTGAAATGCTGTGGAAAAGACAACTACACTAACTGGCAACAAAACGACAAGATAGCGTCTGAAAAAGATGACAATATTTTTCCTTGTTCATGCATGAATGTCAcaatttcagaaatgttttgtaACCATACACATCTGAATGAATACCAAGTCTTTAACCAG gGCTGTGAACAACTAATGAAAGACTGGCTGTCCAGGAATGTGCTTGCAGTTTTGGGACTTGATTTAGGACTCGCCATAATTCAG GTGTTCCAATTTGTTCTTGCTGTCTATTTGTTTAGAAACATTGGAAGAAGACGACTATAG